The following proteins are encoded in a genomic region of Pagrus major chromosome 16, Pma_NU_1.0:
- the LOC141009975 gene encoding protein FAM216A encodes MNFNNGLKTSRSAAVRSEPQLQHMTTIKIPKTMTAAPFLKHSALTPAQKEYLYTIAASSSATHVRNLITQHYMNVLHRCIRTGCNPEGDDTVGTSLPETNDGKHRPEVSSRVKHKEKINTSAKNPGKSFLPKIPNRRAGISNTSATKQRSMKKPTTTSPTVRRKSPRRVRIRLLEEEEQEEEGLNDSLSDCLSSLSVGEWDDDVLLDL; translated from the exons ATGAACTTCAACAATGGTTTGAAAACCAGCAGATCAGCAGCTGTGAGGTCTGAACCACAACTCCAGCACATGACGACCATAAAAATCCCCAAAACCATGACGGCGGCGCCGTTTCTGAAG CACTCAGCTCTGACACCAGCTCAGAAGGAGTACCTGTACACCATCGCAGCTTCCTCCAGCGCCACACACGTCCGAAACCTCATCACACAACACTACATGAACGTGCTGCACAGGTGTATACGCACAG GCTGCAACCCGGAAGGAGACGACACTGTTGGGACTTCCTTACCGGAGACTAATGACGGGAAACATCGACCAGAGGTTTCTTCTCGGGTGAAGCACAAGGAGAAGATAAACACCAGTGCAAAGAATCCTGGGAAATCCTTTCTTCCCAAAATCCCCAACAGGCGAGCCGG GATTTCCAACACATCAGCGACAAAACAAAGATCGATGAAGAAACCTACAACAACATCACCCACAGTGAGAAGGAAAAGTCCAAGAA gAGTGAGGATCAGACtgttggaggaagaggagcaggaggaggaaggactGAACGACTCTCTGAGTGACTGCCTGAGCTCACTCTCTGTAGGAGAATGGGACGATGACGTCCTCTTAGATTTATGA
- the vps29 gene encoding vacuolar protein sorting-associated protein 29 yields the protein MLVLVLGDLHIPHRCNTLPAKFKKLLVPGKIQHILCTGNLCTKESYDYLKTLAGDVHIVRGDFDENLNYPEQKVVTVGQFKIGLIHGHQVIPWGDMASLALLQRQLDVDILISGHTHKFEAFENENKFYINPGSATGAYTALESNIIPSFVLMDIQASTVVTYVYQLIGDDVKVERIEYKKS from the exons ATG TTGGTCCTGGTGTTAGGTGACCTGCACATCCCCCACAGGTGCAACACTCTGCCAGCCAAGTTCAAGAAGCTGTTGGTCCCGGGGAAGATCCAGCACATTCTCTGCACGGGCAACCTCTGCACCAAGGAGAGCTATGACTACCTGAAGACTCTCGCTGGAGACGTCCACATAGTCCGAGGAGACTTCGACGAG AACCTGAACTACCCGGAGCAGAAGGTGGTCACAGTGGGCCAGTTCAAGATCGGCCTCATCCACGGCCACCAGGTGATCCCCTGGGGCGACATGGCCAGTCTGGCGCTGCTCCAGAGACAGCTGGATGTCGACATCCTCATCTCCGGGCACACGCACAAGTTCGAGGCATTCGAGAACGAAAACAAGTTCTACATCAACCCCGGCTCAGCCACAGGAGCCTACACCGCACTGGAAAG CAACATCATCCCCTCTTTTGTATTAATGGACATCCAGGCGTCTACAGTGGTGACGTACGTTTATCAGCTGATCGGCGACGACGTCAAAGTGGAGAGAATCGAGTACAAGAAATcttaa
- the eif5 gene encoding eukaryotic translation initiation factor 5 encodes MSVNVNRSVSDQFYRYKMPRLIAKVEGKGNGIKTVIVNMVDVAKALNRPPTYPTKFFGCELGAQTQFDTKNDRYIVNGSHEANKLQDMLDGFIRKFVLCPECDNPETDLHVNPKKQTIGNSCKACGYRGMLDTRHKLCTFILKNPPESTDSGSASVKKEKEKKNRKKDKENGSGSGEASQDNFDAPQAVDGDDDDEDWAEETTEEAQRRRMEEISDHAKNLTLSEDLEKPLEERVNLFYNFVKHKKESGTIDGADKEILAEAERLDVKAMGPLILSELLFNENIRDQIKKYKRHFLRFCHNNKKAQKYLMGGFECVVKLHQVQLLSRVPIILKDLYDADLLEEDVIFAWAEKVSKKYVSKELAKEIHAKAAPFVKWLKEAEEESEGSEEEEEEEDENVEVVYSSSARELKMETVKPDTPEKEEDDIDIDAI; translated from the exons ATGTCTGTCAACGTCAACCGCAGCGTGTCAGACCAGTTCTACCGCTACAAGATGCCCCGTCTGATTGCCAAG GTTGAAGGCAAAGGGAATGGAATCAAGACGGTCATTGTCAACATGGTTGATGTTGCAAAGGCATTGAACAGGCCTCCAACAT ACCCGACCAAGTTTTTTGGTTGTGAACTCGGTGCTCAGACCCAGTTTGATACCAAAAACGACCGTTACATCGTCAACGGATCCCACGAGGCGAACAAGTTGCAGGACATGCTTGATGGGTTCATCAGAAAATTTGTGCTGTGTCCCGAGTGTGACAACCCTGAAACTGATCTG CATGTCAATCCCAAGAAACAAACCATCGGCAATTCCTGTAAGGCCTGTGGATACCGCGGCATGCTAGACACCAGACACAAACTCTGCACGTTCATTCTCAAAAACCCACCAg AGAGCACCGATAGTGGATCCGCATCtgtaaagaaagagaaggagaagaagaaccGCAAGAAGGACAAGGAGAACGGCTCTGGCAGTGGAGAGGCTTCGCAAGACAACTTCGATGCTCCTCAGGCAGTG GACGGAGATGACGACGATGAGGACTGGGCAGAAGAGACTACGGAGGAGGCGCAGAGGCGGCGAATGGAGGAGATCAGCGACCACGCCAAGAACCTCACGCTCAGTGAAGACCTGGAGAAACCCCTGGAAGAGAGGGTCAACCTCTTCTACAACTTTGTGAAA CACAAGAAAGAGAGTGGAACCATCGACGGAGCTGATAAGGAGATCTTGGCGGAGGCGGAGCGTCTGGATGTGAAGGCCATGGGCCCCCTCATCCTCAGCGAGCTGCTCTTCAACGAGAACATCCGCGACCAGATCAAGAAATACAAACGCCACTTCCTGCGA TTCTGCCACAACAACAAGAAGGCCCAGAAGTATCTGATGGGAGGTTTTGAGTGCGTCGTGAAGCTGCATCAGGTCCAGCTGCTGTCTCGCGTTCCCATCATCCTCAAAGACCTGTACGACGCAGACCTGCTGGAGGAAGACGTCATATTTGCCTGGGCAGAGAAG GTTTCTAAGAAGTACGTCTCTAAGGAACTTGCCAAAGAGATCCACGCCAAGGCTGCTCCTTTTGTCAAATGGctgaaggaggcagaggaggagagcgagggcagcgaagaagaggaggaggaggaagatgagaacGTAGAG GTGGTGTACTCGTCCTCTGCCCGCGAGCTCAAAATGGAGACTGTGAAACCAGACACGCCTGAAAAAGAAGAGGACGACATTGACATTGATGCGATCTGA